A genomic region of Methanothermobacter thermautotrophicus str. Delta H contains the following coding sequences:
- the glnA gene encoding type I glutamate--ammonia ligase encodes MSDKIGRIIAKMDECGVKFVRLQFVDIHGKPKNMAIPLVRPDQIEDIIKDGLLFDGSSVEGFVDINESDLVLKPDPDTFSTLPWRPEEKGVCRFICDIYWPDGKPFEGDPRYVLKRALDKYAHLGYEYNVGPEPEFFILDQDEDGNIIPHDCGAYFDVEPVDQGTDFRRKLVMDLEALNFDVEVSHHEVAPGQHEIDFKFDKALKTADAVITFKQAIKAIVDKIGYMVTFMPKPFFGENGSGMHCHQSLFKDGENVFYDPDTETQLSEEALYFIGGLLKHAPALTAVCAPTVNSYKRLVPGYEAPVYIAYGLKNRSTLIRIPASRGKGTRVELRMPDPSCNPYLAFAAMLEAGMNGIQNKIDPGEPTEIDVYEKSMSELREMGIETLPSSLWEAYHALEEDDVIKGALGGHVYEKFMEIKHREWDDYRVRVFKYELERYLDI; translated from the coding sequence ATGTCAGATAAGATTGGAAGAATAATAGCTAAAATGGATGAATGCGGCGTTAAATTCGTCCGCCTTCAGTTTGTGGACATACACGGAAAACCAAAGAATATGGCAATACCCCTGGTAAGGCCAGACCAGATAGAGGACATAATAAAGGACGGTCTCCTCTTTGATGGGTCATCAGTTGAGGGGTTCGTGGATATAAACGAGAGCGACCTCGTCCTGAAACCTGACCCCGACACCTTCTCAACACTCCCATGGAGGCCAGAGGAAAAGGGTGTGTGCAGATTCATCTGTGACATATACTGGCCAGACGGAAAACCCTTCGAAGGGGACCCAAGGTACGTCCTCAAGAGGGCCCTCGACAAGTACGCCCACCTTGGATATGAATACAATGTCGGACCGGAACCAGAGTTCTTCATCCTCGACCAGGACGAGGATGGCAACATAATACCCCACGACTGCGGTGCATACTTCGATGTTGAACCGGTGGACCAGGGAACCGACTTCAGGAGAAAACTCGTCATGGACCTTGAGGCCCTTAACTTCGACGTTGAGGTCAGCCACCACGAGGTTGCTCCTGGACAGCACGAGATAGACTTCAAATTCGACAAGGCCCTGAAGACAGCAGACGCAGTTATAACCTTCAAACAGGCCATAAAGGCCATAGTCGACAAGATTGGGTACATGGTAACATTCATGCCAAAGCCATTCTTTGGTGAAAACGGTAGCGGTATGCACTGCCACCAGTCCCTCTTCAAGGATGGTGAAAACGTCTTCTATGACCCTGACACAGAGACACAGCTCTCAGAGGAGGCCCTGTACTTCATAGGGGGGCTTCTGAAACACGCCCCTGCGCTCACAGCTGTCTGTGCTCCAACAGTCAACTCCTACAAGAGACTTGTCCCTGGCTATGAAGCACCGGTCTACATTGCCTACGGCCTTAAAAACAGGTCAACCCTCATCAGGATCCCTGCATCACGTGGAAAGGGTACACGTGTCGAGTTAAGGATGCCTGACCCATCATGCAACCCATACCTTGCATTTGCAGCCATGCTGGAGGCAGGTATGAACGGTATACAGAACAAGATCGACCCCGGTGAACCAACCGAGATCGACGTTTATGAAAAATCAATGAGTGAGCTCAGGGAGATGGGCATCGAGACACTCCCATCAAGCCTCTGGGAGGCATACCATGCCCTAGAGGAGGATGATGTCATCAAGGGCGCCCTTGGTGGTCACGTCTACGAGAAGTTCATGGAGATCAAGCACAGGGAATGGGACGACTACCGTGTGAGGGTCTTCAAGTACGAACTTGAAAGGTACCTTGACATCTAA
- a CDS encoding HesA/MoeB/ThiF family protein has protein sequence MPERYEGMAYWEMVSRQMGLLSRADQLKLKDSTVSVIGCGGIGGAAVEMLARMGVGSLRIIDSDVFDVSNINRQLMSSFRDLRIPKVDVAAERIRTVNPFSRVKVYHEIFDEENAAEIIPGSDAVVDALDNITSRVIASRRCTSEGIPFIHGAIHGSMGQVTVFREGSPSYEELFRLPSVGLELTADVKAKLRDLSSKTPPVIGPVANITGCLQAAEVLKLITGRGDVIAAPRMLKFDLFQGEPFKIVELS, from the coding sequence ATGCCTGAGAGATATGAGGGTATGGCTTACTGGGAGATGGTCAGCCGGCAGATGGGTTTACTTTCAAGGGCAGACCAGTTAAAGCTCAAGGATTCCACTGTTTCTGTGATCGGCTGCGGAGGTATAGGTGGCGCTGCAGTTGAGATGCTTGCACGGATGGGTGTGGGCAGTCTCAGAATAATTGACAGTGACGTCTTTGACGTCTCGAACATCAACAGGCAGCTCATGAGCAGCTTCAGGGACCTCCGGATCCCCAAGGTTGATGTTGCAGCGGAGCGTATTCGCACCGTAAACCCCTTCAGCAGGGTCAAGGTTTATCATGAAATCTTCGATGAAGAAAATGCAGCTGAAATAATACCTGGCAGCGATGCCGTGGTTGATGCCCTTGATAACATAACATCAAGGGTGATTGCATCAAGGAGGTGCACATCAGAGGGAATACCCTTCATTCACGGCGCCATACATGGCTCCATGGGTCAGGTAACTGTATTCAGGGAGGGATCACCATCCTATGAGGAACTCTTCCGTTTGCCATCTGTGGGCCTTGAGCTCACAGCTGATGTGAAGGCGAAGCTCAGAGATCTATCATCAAAAACACCTCCGGTGATAGGTCCCGTGGCAAATATCACCGGCTGCCTCCAGGCAGCGGAGGTTCTCAAGTTGATCACAGGGAGGGGTGATGTGATAGCCGCCCCCCGAATGTTAAAGTTTGATCTCTTTCAGGGCGAACCATTTAAAATTGTTGAACTATCCTGA
- a CDS encoding methanogenesis marker 8 protein, whose product MGEHVIEALGKSRVTVRNGRVVDVSEPLIDYCPLFHKYRGIEKITSEAIRQNIEFRIKDFGMCTGNRELRMRDFLSFGISEIISTLIEEGEVDAAVMVCDGAGTVIVTEPELAQGIGGRISGVVETSPEDEVIGSIGPEKVLDPEKATIDQVKGVERAFEMGYDRVAVTVADPAEAERLREMDGGEIYIFAVHLTGIDYRGAEKVINTADVVTSCASKYIRRIADRRALLKVGSAIPVYACTKNGKRFIELRIKRMGGIKDSGKGSGSPQPLV is encoded by the coding sequence GTGGGTGAACATGTAATAGAGGCCCTGGGAAAAAGTCGTGTCACCGTGAGGAATGGAAGGGTGGTTGATGTATCCGAACCACTTATCGATTACTGTCCCCTCTTTCATAAGTACCGGGGCATTGAAAAAATCACATCTGAGGCTATCCGTCAAAATATTGAGTTTCGCATTAAAGATTTTGGCATGTGCACAGGTAATCGTGAATTAAGAATGAGGGATTTTCTATCATTTGGCATTTCTGAGATAATCTCAACACTCATCGAGGAGGGCGAGGTGGACGCAGCAGTCATGGTATGTGATGGTGCAGGCACAGTCATAGTCACCGAACCCGAACTTGCACAGGGAATCGGGGGCAGGATATCAGGAGTGGTGGAAACATCACCTGAGGATGAGGTTATAGGATCCATAGGACCAGAAAAGGTCCTTGACCCCGAAAAAGCCACGATAGACCAGGTTAAGGGGGTTGAAAGGGCCTTTGAGATGGGCTATGATAGGGTTGCTGTCACCGTGGCTGACCCGGCAGAGGCAGAGAGGCTGAGGGAAATGGATGGAGGCGAAATCTACATATTCGCCGTTCACCTGACCGGGATAGACTACAGGGGCGCCGAGAAAGTGATTAACACAGCCGATGTTGTAACATCATGCGCATCAAAATACATAAGAAGAATAGCTGATAGAAGGGCGCTGCTGAAGGTAGGATCAGCCATACCGGTATATGCATGCACAAAGAATGGTAAAAGATTCATTGAACTCAGAATTAAAAGGATGGGTGGTATAAAGGATTCAGGGAAAGGTTCAGGCTCCCCGCAACCACTGGTATGA
- a CDS encoding CBS domain-containing protein yields MIRKLRARDIMLRDVIVSHPDDLVAAANLKMVRANVGGVPVVEGDKLVGLITHRDILLAGGEALKLRVKDIMSQDLVVIDEETPISRISRIMADTGYQRIPVVRDGRLVGLITQSCIIKALADYL; encoded by the coding sequence ATGATCAGGAAGCTCCGTGCAAGGGATATAATGCTCCGTGATGTTATTGTTTCCCACCCCGATGACCTTGTCGCAGCCGCCAACCTCAAGATGGTCCGTGCGAACGTGGGTGGTGTCCCTGTTGTGGAGGGTGATAAACTTGTTGGGCTCATAACCCACAGGGACATTCTGCTTGCCGGTGGCGAGGCCCTGAAGCTTCGGGTGAAGGACATAATGAGCCAGGACCTTGTTGTGATTGATGAGGAAACTCCTATAAGCAGGATAAGCCGTATAATGGCAGATACCGGATATCAGAGGATACCGGTTGTCAGGGATGGTAGACTGGTTGGACTGATAACCCAGAGCTGCATAATAAAGGCCCTTGCAGATTATCTCTAG
- the thiC gene encoding phosphomethylpyrimidine synthase: MTQMEEARKGNITPEMEEVARKENLDIQMLIRGIANGRIVIPSNINRESSPCGIGENLSTKINANIGSSSKMEDIELEVDKALAAVEYGADAVMDLSTGPMLRDVRKAVLEAVDVPVGTVPIYEAGVEAFMSDGAVVDMDEDDMFRAIENQARDGVDFMTVHSGITLETVERAQRSGRIMGIVSRGGAFLAAWIMQNQEENPLYSNYEYLLEVAYEYDVTLSLGDGLRPGCLADASDIPQISELLTLAELVERARDADVQCMVEGPGHMPLDQIAANMKIQKEVCDGAPFYVLGPIVTDMAPGYDHISAAIGGAVAAMNGADFLCYVTPAEHLAIPGVQDVIEGVIASRIAAQAADAARKLPGAWDSELEMADARRSFDWDKQFKLAFDSKKPYEYRMQCPIEDSEMCSMCGEYCALRILREDR, encoded by the coding sequence GTGACTCAGATGGAAGAAGCAAGAAAGGGCAATATAACCCCTGAGATGGAGGAGGTTGCCCGGAAAGAAAACCTGGACATTCAGATGCTTATTAGGGGTATTGCAAACGGTCGAATTGTGATACCCTCCAATATTAATCGGGAATCATCACCCTGCGGCATAGGGGAAAATCTTTCAACAAAGATCAATGCAAATATCGGTTCATCCTCAAAAATGGAGGACATTGAACTGGAGGTTGATAAGGCACTTGCAGCTGTCGAATACGGTGCAGATGCTGTCATGGACCTCAGCACAGGCCCCATGCTGAGGGATGTCAGGAAAGCGGTCCTGGAGGCTGTTGACGTTCCTGTGGGCACGGTACCCATCTACGAGGCCGGTGTCGAGGCCTTCATGTCAGATGGAGCCGTGGTGGACATGGATGAGGATGACATGTTCAGGGCCATAGAGAACCAGGCCCGGGATGGGGTTGACTTCATGACCGTGCACTCAGGAATCACCCTGGAAACCGTTGAAAGGGCTCAGAGATCAGGGAGGATAATGGGAATAGTTAGCCGGGGAGGAGCATTCCTTGCAGCCTGGATAATGCAGAATCAGGAGGAGAATCCTCTCTACAGCAACTATGAGTACCTCCTTGAAGTGGCCTACGAGTATGATGTCACACTCAGCCTCGGGGATGGCCTCAGGCCGGGGTGCCTGGCAGACGCTTCTGATATACCCCAGATCAGTGAGCTCCTCACACTTGCAGAACTCGTTGAGAGGGCACGTGATGCAGATGTTCAGTGCATGGTTGAGGGGCCCGGTCACATGCCCCTTGACCAGATAGCCGCCAACATGAAGATACAGAAGGAGGTCTGCGACGGCGCACCCTTCTATGTCCTTGGACCCATAGTCACAGACATGGCACCGGGTTATGACCATATAAGCGCAGCCATAGGCGGGGCCGTCGCTGCAATGAACGGGGCGGACTTCCTCTGTTACGTCACACCGGCAGAGCACCTGGCGATACCGGGGGTTCAGGATGTTATTGAGGGTGTCATTGCATCAAGGATAGCTGCCCAGGCTGCAGACGCCGCCAGAAAATTACCGGGCGCATGGGATTCTGAACTTGAGATGGCTGATGCAAGAAGGTCCTTTGACTGGGATAAACAGTTCAAACTGGCCTTTGACTCAAAAAAACCATATGAATACAGGATGCAGTGCCCAATTGAGGATTCAGAGATGTGCTCAATGTGTGGCGAATACTGCGCCCTCAGGATACTGCGTGAAGACAGATGA
- a CDS encoding glutaredoxin family protein: MGFEHVEGTERGSVRLFALSTCGWCKRTRELLEELGVAYDYIYVDLLEGEERENVIEELKRWNPSLSFPTLVINDEEVVVGFDPLSIKSSLR; the protein is encoded by the coding sequence ATGGGATTCGAGCATGTTGAAGGTACTGAAAGGGGCAGTGTAAGGCTATTTGCACTCAGCACATGTGGATGGTGCAAAAGGACACGGGAGCTGCTGGAGGAACTTGGGGTGGCCTACGATTATATATACGTCGACCTCCTTGAGGGTGAGGAACGTGAGAATGTAATTGAGGAGCTTAAGAGGTGGAACCCATCCCTCTCATTCCCCACACTTGTAATAAACGATGAGGAAGTGGTGGTGGGATTCGATCCACTCTCAATAAAATCATCCCTCAGGTAG
- a CDS encoding ferredoxin-thioredoxin reductase catalytic domain-containing protein, with translation MKDELQELYREVRESAEKSGYKLNPDREFVMELLRGMLVNRKRYGYDSCPCRLASGNPEEDRDIVCPCDYRDDDIEEYGTCYCGLYVRDEDVEFRSIPERRGKSRGPGRAPAGLDIPVLRCRICGYLCARKIPPEPCPICGVAGKFHVFIE, from the coding sequence ATGAAGGATGAACTCCAGGAACTATACAGAGAGGTTAGGGAATCAGCAGAGAAATCAGGTTATAAGCTTAATCCTGACAGGGAATTCGTCATGGAACTGCTCAGGGGGATGCTGGTTAACAGGAAAAGATATGGCTATGATTCCTGCCCCTGCAGACTCGCATCAGGCAACCCCGAGGAGGACAGGGATATAGTGTGCCCCTGTGATTACAGGGATGATGATATTGAGGAATACGGGACATGCTACTGTGGACTCTATGTCAGGGATGAGGACGTTGAGTTCAGATCCATACCCGAGAGGCGGGGAAAGAGTAGAGGTCCTGGCAGGGCACCAGCCGGCCTTGACATACCTGTGCTGAGGTGTCGCATCTGTGGTTATCTCTGCGCAAGGAAGATCCCTCCGGAACCCTGCCCCATCTGTGGCGTGGCAGGAAAATTCCATGTTTTCATTGAATAG
- a CDS encoding helix-turn-helix transcriptional regulator — MLEAFTEVRKDIKFLFSSEIRLRVLMALMDGPMELSKMRSIIKSSSSTILHAIYQLEDKGLVCRVNRKYELSSTGRIISLKVQGIIRTISVIRELSDFLLDHDLGSIPESLLYSIESLEGVSLLEAKPENLTEPYEVVTKNVMNSGRVWILSGVHHPFYGDLLKAGIKTEMILSENVVDAIEHVEATENVKISTIDSELRFSLIITETAMALSLFMSDGLYDPVRFLFSRDEEAVGWAWKLFKHFRDMAEAPADKDDCEL; from the coding sequence TTGCTGGAAGCCTTCACTGAAGTCAGAAAGGATATCAAATTTCTTTTCTCATCCGAGATAAGGCTCAGGGTTTTAATGGCCCTCATGGACGGTCCAATGGAACTCTCTAAGATGAGGTCCATCATAAAATCAAGTTCATCAACTATTCTCCATGCCATATACCAGCTCGAGGACAAGGGGCTGGTCTGCAGGGTCAACCGTAAGTATGAACTATCATCAACCGGCAGGATAATATCTCTGAAGGTTCAGGGGATTATAAGGACAATCTCGGTGATCAGGGAACTCTCGGATTTTCTGCTTGACCATGACCTTGGATCCATACCCGAATCACTCCTCTACAGCATAGAATCCCTTGAGGGAGTATCACTCCTCGAGGCAAAACCCGAGAACCTCACAGAGCCCTATGAGGTAGTTACAAAGAACGTCATGAACTCCGGGAGGGTCTGGATCCTTTCAGGCGTTCACCACCCCTTCTACGGGGACCTCCTGAAAGCGGGGATAAAGACCGAGATGATCCTCTCAGAGAATGTTGTGGATGCAATTGAACATGTTGAAGCTACGGAAAATGTTAAGATCAGCACCATCGATTCTGAACTGAGGTTCAGCCTCATAATAACGGAGACGGCAATGGCCCTTTCCCTATTCATGTCTGATGGCCTCTATGATCCCGTGAGATTCCTCTTTTCAAGGGATGAAGAGGCCGTTGGATGGGCCTGGAAACTCTTCAAACACTTCAGGGACATGGCGGAAGCGCCAGCAGACAAGGATGACTGTGAATTGTAG
- a CDS encoding ATP-dependent DNA ligase: MLYMELAEVYHRLESTTKRLEKTEILAELLRSVDKELLPDVTILMLGRVFPIWSEEELGVGIKLLMKAISLVVGVSMDEIEDEIREQGDIGLASEKLFSRKTQTTFFSQPLTVEFVYSRLKALASASGDRAQSKKINILVEVLSQAKPLEARYITRTVLEELRVGVAEGIIRDAIARAFEVDPALVERAHMLTNDLGMVAAVAREEGEPGLGRLNLEPGRPVKPMLAQLASSIESAITELGRAFCETKYDGIRVQIHRCGDEISIFTRRLENITAAVPEILEGVEEALPADDYIVEGEIIVTMDGRPASFQYILQRVRRKYDVERLTREVPLSLFLFDVLYHREPLIDEPLRHRREVLESILSEIPGRVEASRMVDVGPDNLNDALWLFEESIREGHEGIMIKDTEAPYIPGIRGKKMLKFKAEPETLDLIVVGGTYGRGKRAHLVGSYLLAARDEDSGDLVTVAHVATGLDDETLQQLSERMEKLAIERKGRKLLVRPEIILEVAYSEIVKSPEYESGYSLRFPVVKRIRDDLCLDDVDTVGRIESLFQSGQPDQPG; the protein is encoded by the coding sequence TTGCTCTATATGGAACTTGCAGAGGTATACCACAGACTTGAATCAACCACAAAACGCCTTGAAAAGACTGAAATACTTGCGGAACTCCTGAGGAGTGTTGATAAGGAACTTCTGCCCGATGTAACAATACTGATGCTTGGCAGGGTGTTTCCAATCTGGAGTGAGGAGGAACTTGGGGTTGGCATAAAGCTGCTCATGAAGGCAATATCCCTGGTTGTGGGGGTTTCGATGGATGAAATCGAGGACGAAATAAGGGAACAGGGTGATATAGGCCTTGCAAGTGAAAAACTATTCTCCAGAAAAACTCAAACAACCTTTTTTTCACAACCCCTGACAGTGGAATTTGTTTACAGCAGACTGAAGGCCCTGGCATCAGCTTCTGGTGATAGGGCACAGTCAAAGAAGATAAACATACTTGTTGAGGTCCTGTCCCAGGCAAAGCCACTGGAGGCACGCTATATAACAAGGACGGTCCTTGAGGAACTGAGGGTTGGTGTTGCAGAGGGAATCATAAGGGACGCCATTGCCCGGGCCTTTGAGGTTGACCCGGCACTCGTTGAAAGGGCCCACATGCTCACAAATGACCTGGGAATGGTGGCCGCAGTTGCAAGGGAGGAGGGCGAGCCTGGACTTGGAAGACTCAACCTTGAACCGGGAAGACCCGTGAAACCAATGCTGGCACAGCTTGCCAGCAGCATAGAATCTGCCATAACGGAGCTTGGAAGGGCCTTCTGTGAAACCAAATATGATGGTATACGTGTTCAGATACACAGATGCGGGGATGAGATATCCATCTTCACCAGGAGACTTGAGAACATCACCGCGGCGGTCCCCGAGATACTTGAGGGTGTTGAGGAGGCCCTTCCAGCCGATGACTACATAGTTGAGGGGGAAATAATAGTCACCATGGATGGGAGGCCAGCCTCCTTCCAGTACATACTCCAGCGTGTCAGAAGAAAATATGATGTGGAGAGACTTACAAGGGAGGTTCCCCTCTCACTGTTCCTCTTTGATGTCCTCTACCACAGAGAACCCCTCATCGATGAACCCCTCCGGCACAGAAGGGAGGTCCTTGAGTCAATACTCTCAGAAATACCTGGAAGGGTTGAGGCGAGTCGCATGGTTGATGTGGGCCCGGATAACCTGAATGATGCTCTATGGCTCTTCGAGGAGTCAATAAGAGAGGGACATGAGGGTATAATGATAAAGGATACGGAGGCGCCGTATATACCGGGTATAAGGGGTAAAAAGATGCTTAAGTTTAAGGCAGAACCAGAGACCCTGGACCTCATTGTGGTCGGTGGCACCTATGGCAGGGGTAAAAGGGCACATCTGGTGGGATCCTATCTCCTGGCAGCCAGGGATGAGGATAGCGGGGACCTTGTTACGGTTGCACATGTTGCAACGGGGCTTGACGATGAGACGCTCCAGCAACTCTCAGAGAGGATGGAAAAACTTGCCATTGAGAGGAAGGGACGGAAACTCTTGGTCAGGCCAGAAATAATACTTGAGGTCGCCTACAGTGAGATAGTGAAGAGTCCTGAGTATGAAAGCGGTTACTCCCTGCGTTTTCCAGTGGTGAAACGTATAAGGGACGATCTGTGCCTGGACGATGTTGATACAGTTGGACGTATAGAGTCCCTCTTCCAGTCCGGACAGCCAGACCAACCAGGTTAG
- a CDS encoding exodeoxyribonuclease VII large subunit has protein sequence MGTLLDDRKLLIISAMLGLAGFTGMIISSATLTPDPIKIAQIDRGMIDRKVTVEGTVADVRESEHSGIIFLKINDGTGTITAVIFESTAETIKRNGPAPILLKGMRVQVTGRVKEYRGLLEVAVEEPSGLRPLPGYG, from the coding sequence ATGGGAACCCTTCTGGATGACAGGAAACTGCTCATAATATCAGCCATGCTGGGACTCGCCGGCTTCACCGGAATGATAATCTCTTCGGCGACCCTCACACCGGACCCTATTAAAATAGCTCAGATTGACAGGGGCATGATTGACAGGAAGGTTACGGTCGAGGGCACAGTGGCTGATGTCCGCGAATCAGAACACTCGGGAATCATATTCCTGAAAATAAATGATGGCACCGGCACAATAACGGCTGTTATATTCGAATCAACAGCAGAGACAATAAAGAGGAATGGCCCTGCCCCCATACTGCTGAAGGGGATGAGAGTGCAGGTAACCGGGAGGGTGAAGGAGTACAGGGGATTACTTGAGGTGGCCGTAGAGGAACCTTCAGGTTTGAGGCCTCTCCCTGGTTATGGTTAA
- a CDS encoding beta-class carbonic anhydrase, whose translation MIIKDILRENQDFRFRDLSDLKHSPKLCIITCMDSRLIDLLERALGIGRGDAKVIKNAGNIVDDGVIRSAAVAIYALGVNEIIIVGHTDCGMARLDEDLIVSRMRELGVEEEVIENFSIDVLNPVGDEEENVIEGVKRLKSSPLIPESIGVHGLIIDINTGRLKPLYLDED comes from the coding sequence ATGATTATTAAAGATATCCTCAGAGAAAATCAGGACTTCAGGTTCCGGGATCTCTCAGATCTAAAACATTCCCCGAAGCTGTGTATCATCACATGCATGGACTCGAGACTTATAGATCTCCTTGAGAGGGCCCTTGGGATCGGGAGGGGTGATGCGAAGGTAATAAAGAATGCGGGTAACATTGTGGATGATGGGGTTATAAGATCCGCTGCAGTTGCCATATACGCCCTGGGTGTGAATGAGATCATCATAGTCGGGCACACCGATTGTGGGATGGCACGCCTTGATGAGGATCTCATAGTCTCAAGGATGAGGGAGCTCGGGGTTGAGGAGGAGGTCATCGAGAATTTCAGTATAGATGTGCTGAATCCAGTTGGTGATGAGGAAGAGAATGTGATTGAGGGTGTTAAGAGGCTGAAGTCATCCCCCCTCATACCAGAATCCATAGGGGTCCACGGACTGATAATAGACATAAACACAGGGAGATTAAAGCCACTTTACCTTGATGAAGATTAA
- the glmM gene encoding phosphoglucosamine mutase codes for MKKLFGTFGVRRLANEVLTPEFASKLAAAYGSTVEGKIAVGGDTRTSTVMIKNAVISGLLSSGCDVVDLGILPTPAVQYAVRKYYDGGVIVTASHNPPQYNGIKFVDSDGIGIPDDLEEEIERIFFSEDFRRASWDKIGNLTSNPSIIREYQDGVIARVDAEAIRRRKFRVVVDCGCGAASYTMPYILRRLGCQVIALNSQPDGFFPGRDPEPVPENLSELMETVRSTGADLGIAHDGDADRTICIDERGEFVLGDKTFALVEKRMLQEKGGGIIVTTVATSSAIYDIASENNGEVITTAVGDLLVARKLKETDGLFGGEENGGLIFPDFVYGRDAALTAATILEIMAHEDRPLSALVSELPAYYSSKRKIECPDEIKGDVMDLVSKMLADEEGVRDIDTTDGVKIFSEAGWVIIRPSGTEPIFRCFAESETQEQADEMARWGISLVERAMEKLK; via the coding sequence ATGAAGAAACTATTTGGCACATTCGGAGTTAGAAGACTTGCAAATGAGGTTTTAACACCTGAATTCGCATCAAAGCTTGCGGCAGCATACGGTTCAACTGTAGAAGGGAAAATAGCTGTTGGAGGAGATACAAGGACATCCACTGTAATGATAAAGAATGCTGTCATATCCGGCCTTCTTTCAAGCGGATGTGATGTTGTTGACCTGGGAATACTCCCAACGCCAGCCGTTCAGTATGCAGTCAGAAAATATTATGATGGAGGGGTTATCGTAACGGCGTCCCACAACCCCCCACAGTACAACGGTATAAAATTCGTTGACTCAGACGGCATAGGCATCCCTGATGACCTGGAGGAGGAAATAGAAAGGATATTCTTCAGCGAAGATTTCAGGAGGGCCTCCTGGGATAAAATCGGAAACCTCACATCAAACCCCTCCATAATCAGGGAGTACCAGGACGGTGTCATAGCGAGGGTCGATGCAGAGGCCATCCGTAGAAGGAAATTCCGGGTGGTGGTCGACTGTGGCTGTGGAGCAGCGTCCTACACCATGCCCTACATCCTCAGGAGGCTCGGATGTCAGGTGATAGCACTTAACTCTCAGCCTGATGGTTTCTTCCCGGGCCGTGACCCTGAACCTGTCCCTGAGAACCTCTCGGAGCTGATGGAGACTGTGAGGTCAACCGGGGCTGATCTGGGCATAGCCCACGACGGTGACGCAGACAGGACAATATGTATCGATGAGAGGGGAGAATTTGTCCTCGGCGATAAGACATTCGCCCTTGTTGAGAAGAGGATGCTCCAGGAAAAGGGTGGAGGCATAATAGTCACCACCGTCGCAACATCCTCAGCAATATACGATATAGCATCAGAGAACAACGGAGAGGTAATAACAACAGCTGTAGGGGACCTCCTGGTGGCAAGAAAACTTAAAGAGACAGACGGACTATTTGGAGGCGAGGAAAACGGTGGATTAATATTCCCCGACTTTGTATACGGGAGGGACGCAGCCCTCACAGCCGCCACGATACTCGAGATAATGGCCCATGAGGACAGGCCACTATCAGCGCTTGTATCGGAACTACCCGCATATTACTCCAGTAAGAGGAAAATAGAATGTCCCGATGAAATTAAAGGGGATGTGATGGACCTGGTAAGTAAGATGCTGGCAGATGAGGAGGGTGTAAGGGACATAGATACCACAGACGGTGTTAAAATATTCAGTGAAGCCGGGTGGGTCATAATAAGGCCCTCAGGGACCGAGCCAATATTCAGATGCTTCGCAGAGTCAGAGACACAGGAGCAGGCAGATGAAATGGCCCGCTGGGGCATATCCCTGGTCGAGAGGGCCATGGAAAAACTGAAATAG